The following are from one region of the Streptomyces decoyicus genome:
- a CDS encoding LacI family DNA-binding transcriptional regulator: MTAAGKHQVSRSTGRRLGRAGIRDVAAAAGVSITTVSDALNGKGRLPDATRSHVREVADRLGYRPSAAARTLRTGKSGLLGLTVTTYGDEPFTFTEFAYFAEMARAATSAALARGYALVILPATSRHDVWSNVALDGTVVIDPADGDPVVTELVRHGIPVVSDGRPGGALPVTGWVDNDHEAAVLGLLDHLADAGARRIGLLTGNTTDTYTRLSTTAYLRWCERVGQDPVYEAYPAHDPCAGAVAADRLLARPDRPDAVYGLFDPNGTDLLAAARRYGLRVPEDLLLVCCSESTLYAATEPPVTTLSLKPRRIGTAVVQILIDAIEGLDNGRPVEQVIPTDLIVRASSQRRSPRTTVSPPRGPTGD; the protein is encoded by the coding sequence ATGACAGCAGCAGGGAAGCACCAGGTGAGCCGGTCGACCGGTCGCCGGCTGGGGCGGGCGGGCATCCGGGACGTGGCCGCCGCAGCCGGTGTGTCGATCACGACCGTCTCCGACGCGCTCAACGGCAAGGGCCGGCTTCCGGATGCCACCCGTAGCCATGTCCGCGAGGTGGCCGACCGGCTGGGCTACCGCCCGTCCGCAGCCGCCCGCACCCTCCGTACCGGCAAGTCAGGACTTCTGGGCCTGACCGTGACCACGTACGGGGACGAACCTTTCACCTTCACCGAATTCGCGTACTTCGCCGAGATGGCCAGAGCCGCCACCTCAGCGGCCCTGGCCCGCGGCTATGCGCTGGTCATCCTCCCCGCGACCTCGCGCCACGACGTGTGGTCCAACGTCGCCCTGGACGGCACCGTCGTCATCGACCCCGCCGACGGCGACCCCGTCGTCACCGAACTCGTCCGGCACGGCATCCCCGTCGTCTCGGACGGCCGCCCCGGCGGCGCACTGCCCGTCACCGGCTGGGTAGACAACGATCACGAGGCGGCCGTCCTCGGTCTGCTCGACCATCTCGCCGACGCCGGCGCCCGCCGCATCGGACTGCTCACGGGCAACACCACCGACACCTACACCCGGCTGTCGACCACCGCCTATCTGCGCTGGTGCGAGCGGGTCGGCCAGGACCCGGTGTACGAGGCCTACCCGGCACACGACCCGTGTGCCGGAGCCGTCGCCGCCGACCGGCTGCTGGCCCGCCCGGACCGCCCGGACGCCGTCTACGGGCTCTTCGACCCCAACGGCACGGACCTGCTCGCCGCCGCCCGGCGGTACGGCCTGAGAGTGCCGGAGGACCTGCTGCTGGTCTGCTGCAGCGAGTCCACCCTCTACGCCGCCACCGAGCCGCCCGTCACCACGCTGTCCCTCAAGCCGCGCCGCATCGGCACCGCCGTCGTACAGATCCTCATCGACGCCATCGAGGGGCTCGACAACGGCCGGCCCGTCGAACAGGTCATACCGACCGATCTGATCGTCCGGGCCTCGTCCCAGCGACGTTCCCCGAGAACGACCGTCAGCCCGCCACGAGGACCCACCGGCGACTGA